The following proteins are encoded in a genomic region of Neovison vison isolate M4711 chromosome 12, ASM_NN_V1, whole genome shotgun sequence:
- the WNT1 gene encoding proto-oncogene Wnt-1: MGHWAQLPGWVSATLLLALAALPAALAANSSGRWWGIVNVASSTNLLTDSKSLQLVLEPSLQLLSRKQRRLIRQNPGILHSVSGGLQSAVRECKWQFRNRRWNCPTAPGPHLFGKIVNRGCRETAFIFAITSAGVTHSVARSCSEGSIESCTCDYRRRGPGGPDWHWGGCSDNIDFGRLFGREFVDSGEKGRDLRFLMNLHNNEAGRTTVFSEMRQECKCHGMSGSCTVRTCWMRLPTLRAVGDVLRDRFDGASRVLYGNRGSNRASRAELLRLEPEDPAHKPPSPHDLVYFEKSPNFCTYSGRLGTAGTAGRACNSSSPALDGCELLCCGRGHRTRTQRVTERCNCTFHWCCHVSCRNCTHTRVLHECL, translated from the exons ATGGGGCACTGGGCGCAGCTGCCCGGCTGGGTTTCTGCTACGCTGTTGCTGGCGCTGGCCGCTCTGCCTGCAGCCCTGGCCGCCAACAGCAGTGGCCGATGGTG GGGCATCGTGAACGTAGCCTCCTCCACGAACCTGCTGACCGACTCCAAGAGTCTACAACTGGTGCTGGAGCCCAGTCTTCAGCTGCTGAGCCGCAAACAGCGGCGGCTGATACGCCAGAACCCGGGGATCCTGCACAGCGTGAGCGGGGGACTGCAGAGCGCGGTGCGAGAGTGCAAGTGGCAGTTCCGCAACCGCCGCTGGAACTGCCCCACGGCTCCGGGGCCCCACCTCTTCGGCAAGATCGTCAATCGAG GCTGTCGGGAAACGGCGTTTATCTTCGCCATCACCTCCGCAGGGGTTACGCATTCAGTGGCACGCTCCTGCTCGGAGGGCTCCATCGAGTCTTGCACGTGCGACTACCGGCGGCGGGGTCCCGGGGGCCCCGATTGGCACTGGGGGGGCTGCAGCGACAACATCGACTTCGGCCGCCTCTTCGGCAGGGAGTTTGTGGACTCCGGGGAGAAGGGGCGGGACCTGCGCTTCCTCATGAACCTTCACAACAACGAGGCGGGCCGCACG aCCGTGTTCTCCGAGATGCGCCAGGAGTGCAAGTGCCACGGGATGTCGGGCTCGTGCACGGTGCGCACGTGCTGGATGCGGCTGCCCACGCTGCGTGCAGTGGGCGACGTGCTACGCGACAGATTCGATGGCGCCTCGCGCGTACTGTACGGCAACCGCGGCAGCAACCGCGCCTCGCGGGCAGAGCTGCTGCGCTTGGAGCCCGAAGACCCCGCGCACAAGCCGCCCTCCCCCCACGACCTCGTCTACTTTGAGAAATCGCCCAATTTCTGCACGTACAGCGGACGCCTGGGGACAGCGGGCACGGCGGGGCGCGCCTGCAACAGCTCGTCGCCCGCGCTGGACGGCTGCGAGCTGCTCTGTTGTGGCCGGGGCCACCGCACGCGCACACAGCGCGTCACGGAGCGCTGCAACTGCACCTTTCACTGGTGCTGCCACGTCAGTTGCCGCAACTGCACGCACACGCGTGTACTGCATGAGTGTCTGTGA